In Arachis stenosperma cultivar V10309 chromosome 1, arast.V10309.gnm1.PFL2, whole genome shotgun sequence, one DNA window encodes the following:
- the LOC130965696 gene encoding uncharacterized protein LOC130965696 has product MEPDSSNSDDDSDSDPDYYQYESEDLHSPMSSDCEDDYDSEQGVWPQGNPTAPFGQVHLELGMEFATMDEFKRSVRKYNIQIGRIIKFSRVEPTKCKAICWDENCPWNIYCSRSNEPRSYQVKTFVDQHVCARRHNNKPADRVWVTEMLEEKIRDQRKITCAEAETWFKKEFNVAINYKKIQRAMKKARENIEGSEREQYAELRDYLNQILLSNPGSTVHLDTTPMPNSLPLFKRVYISFEACKKGFVLGCRPFIGLDGTFLKGFYGGQLLTAIGQDANNQIFPIAYAVVDSETRDNWKWFLEHLHNDLGNYKGLIPAMQQVMPGVHHRFCAMHIWNNFTKRWKDKQLKGAVWECCRATTTQEFDAAMLRLQRINTGAWEYLNKLDPKQWTKAHFSEWPKVDNVTNNNCETFNGKIVKYRGKPIITMLEEVRTYVMRIMARNKKNLSGYIGTVAPRQLSRLEREKEESNKWTPTWSGDDAEDIYEVEKHPTKVTVDLGNQKCTCRFWQLTGLPCRHACAALALRGRKPEEQIHNWLGMHAYSTAYQMNINPVPSREFWDKADGYPPLPPHYKKPIGRPTKKRRRDKNEQRPNSNPHKLKRNYGVTLCNYCGQFGHNSRTCQQKKDDTLDEEVALAAEAAAAAAKSQNQQEQNTREPTSEVNVAQPPSNNSGSSVRVQPMVSSETMNAASPSLRERFQQFMPTPGLTRQPMSGPRPSPLAPSLNGPNASSPSAKCGPAAKNVPSAKVVKGGSGAKGVTSSQPIGGISK; this is encoded by the exons ATGGAGCCTGATTCCTCTAATTCAGATGATGATAGTGACTCCGACCCTGACTACTATCAGTATGAATCTGAAGATTTACACAGTCCAATGTCATCTGATTGTGAGGATGATTATGATAGTGAACAAGGTGTGTGGCCTCAGGGAAATCCAACAGCACCATTTGGCCAAGTTCATCTGGAGCTTGGGATGGAGTTTGCTACCATGGATGAGTTTAAGAGATCTGTGAGGAAGTACAATATTCAAATAGGAAGAATCATCAAGTTCAGTAGGGTTGAGCCAACCAAATGTAAGGCGATTTGTTGGGATGAGAATTGTCCCTGGAACATTTACTGCTCTAGGTCAAACGAGCCGAGGAGTTATCAGGTGAAGACATTTGTGGATCAGCACGTCTGTGCTAGAAGACATAATAATAAACCTGCAGATAGGGTGTGGGTTACTGAGATGCTAGAAGAAAAAATTAGAGACCAAAGGAAAATCACTTGTGCGGAGGCCGAAACTTGGTTTAAAAAAGAGTTTAATGTAGCAATTAATTATAAGAAGATCCAGAGAGCCATGAAAAAGGCAAGGGAAAATATAGAAGGATCGGAGAGAGAACAATATGCTGAGTTGAGGGACTATCTTAACCAAATACTACTGTCAAATCCAGGCTCAACAGTGCACTTGGATACCACCCCAATGCCTAACTCGTTGCCCTTGTTCAAGAGAGTTTACATTTCTTTTGAGGCATGTAAGAAGGGTTTTGTCTTAGGGTGTAGACCTTTCATTGGCCTTGATGGCACATTCTTAAAGGGCTTCTATGGAGGACAGCTACTCACTGCAATAGGTCAAGATGCTAACAACCAGATTTTTCCAATTGCTTATGCCGTGGTGGATTCAGAAACTAGAGATAACTGGAAATGGTTCTTGGAGCATTTACATAATGACTTGGGCAACTACAAG GGTTTGATTCCGGCTATGCAACAAGTTATGCCTGGAGTTCATCATCGCTTCTGTGCTATGCATATTTGGAATAATTTCACAAAGAGATGGAAGGACAAACAACTCAAAGGGGCAGTGTGGGAGTGTTGCCGAGCCACTACAACTCAAGAATTTGATGCTGCAATGTTGAGGCTGCAACGGATCAATACTGGAGCATGGGAGTATCTGAACAAGCTTGATCCGAAGCAGTGGACAAAGGCTCACTTCAGTGAGTGGCCGAAGGTTGACAACGTTACTAACAACAACTGCGAGACATTCAATGGTAAGATTGTGAAATATAGAGGTAAACCCATCATCACTATGTTAGAGGAAGTAAGGACATATGTAATGAGAATCATGgctagaaataaaaaaaatctatctGGATATATTGGAACGGTTGCTCCAAGACAGTTAAGTAGGCTtgagagagagaaggaggagAGCAACAAGTGGACTCCCACCTGGTCTGGAGACGATGCTGAAGATATATATGAGGTTGAGAAGCATCCAACTAAAGTAACTGTTGATTTGGGTAACCAGAAATGTACTTGCAGATTCTGGCAGCTTACCGGCTTACCTTGTAGGCATGCTTGTGCTGCACTCGCTCTTAGAGGTCGCAAGCCAGAGGAGCAAATCCACAACTGGCTTGGAATGCATGCATACAGCACAGCTTATCAAATGAATATTAATCCTGTGCCAAGCAGAGAATTCTGGGATAAAGCTGATGGCTACCCTCCTCTGCCTCCCCACTATAAAAAGCCAATTGGAAGGCCCaccaaaaaaagaagaagagataaGAATGAACAAAGACCAAACTCCAACCCTCACAAACTTAAGAGAAATTATGGTGTAACTCTATGTAATTACTGTGGACAG TTCGGTCATAACAGCAGGACTTGTCAACAAAAGAAGGATGATACTTTGGATGAAGAAGTTGCTCTAGCAGCAGAGGCAGCAGCTGCAGCAGCAAAATCACAAAACCAACAAGAACAG aacaCTAGAGAGCCAACATCAGAAGTTAATGTTGCCCAGCCTCCATCTAACAATTCTGGTTCAAGTGTTAGGGTTCAGCCAATGGTCAGCTCTGAGACAATGAATGCTGCAAGTCCTTCTTTGAGAGAAAGGTTCCAGCAATTTATGCCCACACCAGGCCTGACCCGACAACCCATGAGTGGCCCAAGACCCTCACCACTAGCCCCTAGTTTGAATGGCCCAAATGCAAGTAGTCCAAGTGCAAAATGTGGTCCAGCTGCTAAAAATGTTCCAAGTGCAAAAGTGGTAAAAGGTGGCTCAGGTGCAAAGGGTGTAACCAGTTCACAACCAATAGGTGGAATCAGCAAGTAG